From a single Miscanthus floridulus cultivar M001 chromosome 8, ASM1932011v1, whole genome shotgun sequence genomic region:
- the LOC136468652 gene encoding protein TORNADO 2-like, with protein sequence MGLNYMGVAAINVVPALLSIPVIAAGIWLSTQADNACVQILQWLVIALGVAVLAVGLAGFVAAFWRLPWLLLADLVTMFVVVVALACLAVFVFAVTMGSSGHRVPSREFLEYDMDDYSNGVSERGFVRVKLRGRGGIFQVLKD encoded by the coding sequence ATGGGGCTCAACTACATGGGCGTCGCCGCCATCAACGTCGTGCCCGCGCTGCTGTCCATCCCCGTGATCGCCGCCGGCATCTGGCTGTCGACGCAGGCCGACAACGCCTGCGTCCAGATCCTCCAGTGGCTAGTGATTGCCCTCGGCGTGGCTGTCCTCGCGGTCGGCCTCGCGGGCTTCGTGGCCGCCTTCTGGCGCCTGCCGTGGCTCCTCCTCGCCGACCTCGTGACCATGTTTGTCGTCGTCGTGGCGCTGGCCTGCCTCGCCGTCTTCGTCTTCGCGGTGACCATGGGCTCGTCGGGCCACCGGGTGCCGAGCCGGGAGTTCCTCGAGTACGACATGGACGACTACTCGAATGGCGTTTCCGAGCGTGGCTTCGTCCGTGTAAAGTTACGTGGAAGGGGAGGAATTTTCCAAGTCCTAAAAGATTA